In Fibrobacter sp., a single genomic region encodes these proteins:
- a CDS encoding glycosidase: MEQVFNRSGHNPLITAADLPFPASAVMNAGAVEHDGDVVLLLRVEGYDGMSNIHVARSRNGVTDWQVDPRPLIRRGEKQWRYEEWGCEDARVVYLPDKQAYYITYTACSPSGVAAGLARTSDFQKIERIGLILSPGNRDVVLFPAKFDGKYAVLHRPDVCGTENIWMAFSPDLLYWGEPHAVLPEGVGPAWNAVKVGSGPSPVETSVGWLLLYQGAKYYAGSLVYRVGAVILDRECPYRVSAAISDSIFSSHEAYEISGLVPNTVFPTGMLLRGDELWVYYGAAGCSICLATIRLSELLDLFG, translated from the coding sequence ATGGAGCAGGTGTTTAACAGGTCGGGACATAATCCATTGATTACTGCAGCGGATCTTCCTTTTCCTGCCAGTGCGGTGATGAATGCAGGGGCTGTTGAACATGATGGAGATGTAGTGCTTCTTCTCAGGGTTGAGGGTTATGACGGGATGTCAAATATTCATGTGGCAAGGAGCAGGAATGGAGTAACCGACTGGCAGGTTGATCCCAGACCTCTGATCCGCAGGGGAGAGAAGCAATGGAGGTATGAGGAATGGGGTTGTGAGGATGCCAGGGTGGTTTATCTGCCTGACAAGCAGGCGTACTATATTACATACACTGCCTGTTCGCCGTCAGGAGTGGCTGCAGGTCTTGCCCGTACATCGGATTTCCAGAAAATAGAGCGAATCGGCTTGATTCTTTCTCCGGGCAACAGGGATGTGGTGTTATTTCCGGCAAAATTTGACGGAAAATATGCTGTGCTGCACCGACCCGATGTATGCGGGACAGAGAATATCTGGATGGCGTTTTCACCGGATCTTCTTTACTGGGGAGAACCACATGCTGTGCTTCCTGAGGGTGTGGGGCCAGCCTGGAACGCGGTTAAGGTCGGCAGTGGCCCTTCTCCTGTGGAGACATCGGTTGGCTGGCTTCTTCTGTATCAGGGGGCCAAGTACTATGCGGGTTCGCTTGTTTACCGGGTAGGGGCAGTGATTCTGGACAGGGAGTGTCCATACAGGGTTAGTGCTGCAATTTCGGATTCGATTTTCAGTTCACATGAAGCATACGAGATATCCGGGCTTGTTCCCAATACTGTTTTTCCGACTGGAATGCTGTTGCGGGGGGATGAGTTATGGGTTTATTACGGGGCTGCAGGATGC